TTATCAGTTTCTGTTGAATTACCTGAATCATTTCTCGCTGCATATGATCCTGTAATGTTGTATGCCATTAATAATCTTCTTATTCAAGCAGCAGATCAAGGAATATCAGTTATTGCTGCAGCAGGTGATTGGGGTTACGAAAGTAATTTCCCTCCCATAGATTTTATGATTAATGTTCAAAACACTATATGGTTCCCTGCAAGCGACCCATTAGTAACCTCTGCTGGTGGTATATTTGTTAATGTTTCTTCTACTGGTAAGGTTCTAAATATAAGCGGATGGGATTATAGTACTGGTGGTTTTAGCGTAGTTTTTTATGGGCAGTCATACGAGATGAATTCCTTAATTCCTGGAACATTAACGCTTTTCAGAAAATACCCAGATATAGCGTTTGTTGCTGATGGAGGATATAATATCACAGAATATGGTTCTGGTTTACCAATGATTTATAATGGAAGTACTTATTACTGGTTCGGTACAAGTGGAGCGGCTCCTATGACAGCTGCAATGGTTGTATTATCGGGTCATAGACTTGGATCCTTAAACTATATCTTTTATTATATTTCGTACAGTGGTGAAATTGATATAAACGGTTATGAGATGCAAGGCTTACCACCATGGATACCAATTACTTCTGGTTACAATCCAATGCCTGCTACATACGGTTGGAACTATGTGACTGGAATAGGTACATATAATGCGTATGCTATGGTCTATGATCTAGATTTGATCTATAGTGTTGTGTATGGATAAAAGTTTTAATATATCCATTTTTTATATATACTTAATGTCAATTGAAGTTTCTAATCTCGTTAAGACTTTCGGAAAAGTTGTTGCGCTTGAAGATATATCTTTTAAGATTTCTTCTCCGGGTTGTTATGGAATTTTAGGTCCTAACGGGGCAGGTAAAACAACCCTTTTTAAGATTATGTCTACTTTAATTAAACCAACAAATGGTTCTGTGAGAATTAATGATTATGACGTATTTAAAGATAGGGAAAAAGCTTTAAAGAACACAGCATTTTTAGTAGGAACTCCAGAACCTTATGACTATCTTACAGTAAAAGAATTTATTGAATTTGCTGCTAAACTTAGAGGAAAAAAAGTTGATGTTAAGAGTTTAAAAGAAGAGTTAGATTTACCGGATTTAAGATCAAGATGTGGCGTTCTATCAAAGGGGCAAAAAAGAAGAGTGTATTTAGCTGCTCTTTTAGCACAAGATCCTCAAATTCTAGTTTTAGACGAGCCCACAGATGGGCTTGACCCAATAGAGATTTATGTTATAAAAAACATAATAAAAAAACTGAAGAAAGAGAAAATAGTAGTCTTTTCTTCGCATATTTTGTCTGAAGTCCAAGAATTATGTGACTATATAATAATTATAAAAAGAAGATTGCTATGGCAGGGCAGTAAAGAGAAACTTATGAGGATGTTTTCACCAAAAAGTTTGAGAATAGAATTTCTTTATCCAATATTTATAGAAGAAATTAAAAATTTAATAGGTGATATTTCTACTAATATAGAACAAGTAGAAGATAGTAATAGAACATTTATTGTTCATTATTCAGGTAATGATAATGATCGGCAAAAAATTCTAGAAAGATTAATAAAATTAGGAATACGAAGTTTCACAGATAACACATCTACATTAGAAGAAAGTTATATTAGATTATTAGAAAGATTTGATAAGGTGATAAATTATGATTAGTAAGTCAAGTAACTTATGGCTTATTATATCTTCAAATTTCAAATTTTATTATAGATCAAAAAGGTTTCAAATTCTATTACCATTATCATTAGCAATATCTTACATAAATGTAATTCTGGTGTTCTTACATATTGTTACTAAGCCATCTAGTCCTTATACTTTCATGGATGCTACATTATCTTATTATTTACCATTATTTATTGTAATAGCGGGATTATTTGGAGGAGATTTAATAAGTAAGGACTTTAGCAGAGAAGGTCTTTTTACGTTGTCACAACCTTTAAAAAGAGAGACAATATTTGTAGCTAGATTTATATCAGCACTAATAGCTTCAATTATAGCTGTTTTAATATTCTTAGCGGGGGTTATGTCATCTACACTTCTGTTATATTCACATCTAGTTGGCAATTGGCCTCTAATAATTGCCTTTTCAATATTTGGTATGGCATCATTACTAGCTTTTACTTCGTTATTTAGTACTTTAAGTAAGAATCCCTCAATATCAATAACTATATCTATATTTGTTCTTCTAATAATCTTTCCTCTAATAGAAGCTATTCTTACTGATATCCAGTATGAACCATGGTTCCTTATAATCTATGGTTTAACCGTAATATCCAACGTTGCAGAACCTACTTATCCTCCTCATATACTCAAGGAAGTAACAACAAATGGAATTCAACGTATCTATAACGTTACAATTCCGGAAAGTATAGAAATACTTCTCTCTTATTTTATTATAAGCATCTTACTTTCAATTATAGTTTATAGATCACGTCAACTATCTGAAATCTAATATTCTTTTATCTATATAAAGCTTATGTTGATACTGGTATATATTTATTAGAACTTTGGTTATAATATACCTAAAAATTGGTACCAATTTATTTGATTACTTTTTCTAAAATGAAATTATATCAAGATAGTACTAATAATCATATGAAATAGTCAACAAAATTTTTTATATTTATAAGTAGTAATAAATAGTATGGGAGTTATAATTAAATCTGGGTCTAGTTTAAAGAAAATAAGTATTTATACGCTTGTTGATGTAGCAGTATTTTTTATTACAGCTTATTTAGCTCCTTTAGTTAAATATAATTTAGCAGATATAGTAGTATTTGACATTTCATTCTTTCTTTTGATACTATTTGTAATACTACTTGTTCTCTCTATTAGAAAAGGAAGCATAATTGTTACAGATGAAGGGATTTATTTAAGATGGCTAAGGAAATATTACATACCATGGAGTGAAGTTAACAACATAGATCTTAAAAATACAAGGCTTTTTATATCACCTTTTACCAGAAAACTTGTAAAGGAATATGCGATACAAATTTATACAAATAATAAATTATTTGAGATAGAAGTTCCAAAAGCGAAAGAAGTATATGAGAAAATGACAGAGAAAATACAAAAAATACGTAAGAATAATATGAATGAAAATTGAAAAATTTCTTAATTCAAAATTTAATTCATTAACTCCTAAGTATTCATCTATTAATAATTTAGAGTATTAAGATTTCTATATTATAACGATGTATACTATTCAATTATAATAATAAAAATTATGCATCTAGTATAAATTTCATTAATTAAAAATAAATACTGTTAGTTATAAAGCATCTTATAAATAATAAAGAAATTTATATAATTATAAACTATACTGATTGCATTAAGGTATGATATCTATACAAAAGCATAGTAATGTCGAAAAGCATTAAAAATGATTTAGGTCACATAAGAATTAATTACTCTGGGACTAAGAACGACTAATTTGATAATCCTGCTTAATATGAGTGTTTTTATAAAAAATATCTATTATCTGTACTTCTGCCTTTAAATAAGTGATGCAATATCTAATCGATGACTCAAGTCTTAGGTTTTTATAGTGTGGGGAAGTAAGACTATTGCCTAGTAGAGAATGAGCAATCAACTGGTAATTTATGGTATCTATAGTTTTAATGATAGCTTCTTAATTTCAATGTGAGAATACAAATTATTTCTATGATTTTCCTATCTACTCTGACCTTTATCATATACAAATCTTCTCTTAAATTTTCGCATAGAGACGATTGAGATTTTTACTATATATGATACCATGACTAGCTTTATTATTTCATTTAATTAAACGAAGAGAGACTTTTTAAACGTTTATTATTAACAATATTATATGAAGTTTATTTATTTAGGAATTATCCTTATAATAATTGGAATTAGTCTTTTATCCTTAGTACTCTTAGCTAATTCAAAGTATGTTAAAATAAACAGTAAGGTTGAACTATATCCAAATTCTACTTATGAAGTTCCTTATATAGGTAATGCTGAAGTACTATTTAGTTATAATTTTACTTCTCCGGTAGAAGTTTTCGGTTACCCTTCTTCTGCAGTAAAAATTAATGATAGCTTAGATTATGTAATTTGCTTCTTTTCATCTTCGCCAGGAAATATAACAATAAAGAATAACAATGTTTTCCCTTCTATAGTTAATTACACTCTTTATGAGACTAGTGGTATAGGATTATATTCAGATTATTTAATCTCATTAGGCCCTATTATTATCACGTCTGGTATTGTTTTAATCATATATGAAAAAATAATAAGGAAAAGACCAAGATGAAGATTATATTAAGCTAGTTAGGTTTCTGTACAAGTTGGGTCTCATTGGATTTCGTTTACTATATATTATTCTTCTCATCCACCTTGTGGAAACCGTATATTTTAGTTTCTTTTATCACTACTATTTACTAATTTTCTATACACATGTAGTTTGATCTAAGAGCATTTCACGCTTTTATGGAAATTGTTTTCAACAGCCGATTTTGTTTTTATAAATTCTCTATATAAAGGATTAATTTTCCGTAAGAATGAGGATACAAAGCATTTCAAAACTTTTAGCTTATTTCATTTTTTGTTTTATGTAAATCTTTTTTAGTAAAAGATAAATCAAGATTCATATTTGCTAAGGTATCTAAGTCTATCAGATAATGAAGGATGAGTTCTGAAAAAGCTCTTATCCTCTATTGTATTTATTAATTGTTGTTTTATAAAATATAATTGGAAATCAGGAATATCTCTGAGTAAATAACTAGGGATTGTTCTGCCTAAATAACCTATTTTTATTAAAGCGTTTTCTAAATACACTGTTAGCCATCTGTTATTTTTAACTGCTGTAATGTCAGCCCTTTTTTCTAACCATCTGTGAAATAAAATAAAAATAGGGAAGACAAGAAAGAAAAGAACCATGCCTAAAATGAAGTTTATATTAAAGGCAAAGAGATATATAATATCGTATAGAATTAAGCCAATTACTTGAATTTCCATGTCATGATTTCTTATGTGAGATAATTCATGTGCTGTAACAGCTATTAATTCATTATCTTGTAAGGAAGTTAAAATAGATGAAGTATAGCCTATACCCTTGAAAAATATATTTCCAAACGCAAAAGCGTTAGTGTAATCAGTATACGTAATAAACACTTTAGGTTTTCTCATTCTGAATAGATTAGAAGTGTAGGAAACAATAGAATCTAATCTCAAATCGTAACTTCTTTTTAACTTAAAAGAAATAATCATAATATAAGGAGAAAGAAGATACCATATAAAGAAGACTAAGCTTATTTCTCCAATCTCTAAATAAAAATTTGAAGGAAAGAATGAAGAGACAACGAAAGAGAGAAGTAATAAAACAGCAAAAGAAAGAAAATAATATCTCCACCAATACTTCATAGGAAAATATTTGAGTAAAAGATAATATATATTATGAAACTAAAAATATGTTCTAATCCTCGCATCTTAATTGTCTCATGAATTTTATCTTCTATTTCAGACAAAATTAATAATTTTACTTTTCCATCATAATTAAGTAACTTGTTAAAGCATTTATTCTAGTATTCCAGTAGATCTCTTTTCACCAATTATTAATATTCTCTATCTCACCATTAATTACAGTATAAATTCCTTCAATCTCCATAAATATAAACATCCATACTTTAGTAGAATATATAACGTTTAGCTTCTTTCATATCATTAATTTGAGTTCCTCAATTCTGAGGTGAAAACATTAATTTTGAAGATAGGGTATAATGTTCTGAGGTAGGGTGTATAAACACTCTCTTTTTATAAGGAAGGATTTAATTTCTTCCTCGTCTACATGTTTCGCCATCTGGATTAACAGTAAAAATTACATTTGCAGTTGTTTTACTTTCTGGTCTTCAATATGTAAGTAACTTCATTTTTAAGGAAAGTTTAGTTAATTATATTTATAATCTTTAGAAAATAATAGCAAAAACGAAAAGTAGAAACCAAGATAAATAATTTATCTTGATATCTTTCGTTCTTCTTAACTTAGAAGAAAGCAAATATTTATTATCTGAAATACAATTCTCCATGATATGGGATTAAGATCTTATATGGTAGTGCCATTAAATTATTAAATGCCTCTAGTGCTTTCTCATAATCCCAACAGAAGAACTTAAGAGGAGGTTTTACTCCGTTTATATTTCTAATAGCATCCCCTGCAATTAAAATACCATCTCCAAATAATGCTATATGACCCTTTGTATGTCCGGGAACATGAATTACTTTGAATCCAGCTAATTCTTCTCCCCCTTTTAATTTGACATCAATAGTAGGTAATTCAATTTTCATATTTTCTATTCTATTAATTGTTTTTCTTATTTCTTCCTCTGGTATATTAAACTCTTTTTTTACTTCTTCTACGGGAATTTTTCCTCCAAGATTAAACTCCTCTAACTCATGAGCATATATTTTTGCTTTAGCTTCTCTCCTTATCTTTTCTGCATTACCGAAATGATCCGGATGAGCATGAGTAATTACAATATCTGAAATATCTGAAATTGAATATCCCCAAGATTTTAAGTATTTCTCTAAATTCTCAAAATTTTCCGGTAAGCTAGTGTCAACTAACATTAATCCTCCGCTAGGTCCATTTTCGATTAGCACAACATTATGATTTAAAATAGTGCCGAAAAAGTCTGGTTCAAGCAATTCTATTATTCTTATTTTATTGTTTATTTTTACCATCTTCTCTAAACCTCGGAATAAGTTCTATAGGTGGTCTTATCTTATCTCTAGGCAATTCTCCCTCAACTCTTATGGTTTTTTCTGCTATAATATCACAATATTTACAATCTTCACAACTTCTTTCCTCACATCTATTATATTTAAAATAACTTAACCAGTTAGGAGGAAATGCATTATTATCAACATATATTTTCATCAAAATTTCATATTGGGATGAGGAATTTATTTTCCTTAATGCGGAAGTAGTAGCTCTACCTTGAACATAACTTAAAATATCTAATAAGTTTCCCTCGTATTTTCTTTCTGAATAAGCTTTTACTACATTAACTAACCAGTCTGTCTTTTTATTTCTACCAGCTATCTTAAATCTGTCTATTCCTATTTCCTCGTAATAATGAAGATCTTCTGGTCTTATCCATCTCATTCTAATTATGTTAGCAAAATCATTTCTAACTTCTGTAGCGCAGAAAAGGACTGGAAATTCATACCAAATTCCTTTTATTCCATCTTTTGCTGAGGCATAAGAAGTCACTTGATCATGGGTTAACTTATATGGGCAACCCCATAAACAAGTGTTATTTGTGATTACTTCTATGTCAGCATTATATTTCTTAGCCAACTTTGCAGATTGTTCCAAAAGAGAGAAATTACGGTTAGTATCCTCATCCATAATAACAGTATTAACTCCCATCTTTAGGTATTCCTCAACTTTTCTTATGTGAGTAATTCTTGCAAATGAAGAAACTGAAACTTCAATATCAGGGTACTCTCTTTTTATGAAATATATTAAAAAAGGTAAGGCAACTATAAAGCCATCAACTCCGAAATTAACTAACTTATCTACTTCTTTTTTCAAATCTTCATGAAATTTTTCACTATACTCTTTTCCATATAAATTAGCTGTATTCATAGTGTAAAGAAATTTTATCTTATAAGAATGGAGTAGTTCAATATGGGACTTTAATCTTTCGTCATCAACTTTAGGTAAAATAAATGATGCTCTTCCATGTCCTGTCAAAGTTTCTGTCTGGCTTCCATACATATATTTTACTGGATATTGATGAATTTTCTCTACTAACTCATCGTCAAAATTTGTTGCAACTACGAGACGCATAAACTATACTCTCATGGTATAAATTTAAAACTTGTGTATTTATTTTGTTTACATTATTTTTGAAAGTTTATGTTGAACTAATTATCATAAGATAGTCATTAGTCCAATGATAATACTTGGAGAAATGAATAAATAGAATTCAAAAATAAAGTTTGAAAATAAAACTAGCATTTATGATAAATTGAGGTTTCTATTAATGTAATGCATTTAAATTATTCCATAAAGAAATAACGACATTCCTATAAATTCCGAAATATAAAGTACTTGCCAAAAACCTGAAGCTACCAGCATTCCACCAAATCCTAAAACTACAACACCTAAAATTACACTGGTTAGTTTTGTTTTGTTACCCTTAAATAATAGTGCCCTAGCTGCTAAAAATAAGATTAATCCAGTTGCTGGTATCGTTATAACAGATGAAGTTGCTGGAACTAAAGGGGGAAAATTCATTGGTATTCCATTTGATGAGATTCCAAATGGGGAAGATAAGATAATTCCTAAAATGAGAATTACTGTAGCAATAATAGAGTAATAGTAATAATATTTTAACCATCTCTCTGATAACTGTTGAGCTGAACCTAAAGATAAGAACAATACTAATTCAGCAACTAAGAAGGAGTATAACGCACTTGATACAGGATCATTATCTCCTATAGCAAATAAGACTTGAAGCAAAGAAGCAATGAGAAAAGATAAAAATCCTAAAAAATAGAATAACCACATCTTATTTTTCTTATAATTATAATTTCTCCAAGAGACGTAAATTAACATTAGAGCAATAACTAAAGTTATAATTGACCACGCTAAAGGCTGATAATATATAGTCATGTTACTCAAGATTCTTTCATTTCTGCAGTGGCTAAAATTCTTTTCTTTTCGCTTTCCGTAAAAATTTTAATGGTTTCACCAATAAGTCTAGTGTATTCTCCTTTCGAGTATCTTATTATATCATCGGCTAATCTAGGAACCCAGTTCAATATGTGTTTTAAGATAAAAGTATTAGCATTTTTCTCATCATGAATATATAATAGGAATGATACAAACTCCATTTCAGTTGATATATGATCTGGCATTTGTTTTTTAGGATTTATCCCATATTTCAAATACTCTTCTAGGACTCTTTGGGCTGATAATCCAAATACAGTCTTTTCAACATACCATGACTCGTAAGGAGGACATTTCACATGTTTAAAATCATTAATAAAGCATGAGGTAAACTCTGTAGCTATTTTATCGTAATTTTCTTTCTCTATCACTTCAAATATTTTTTGTAAATAAGGATAATAATCTCTATCTTCCAGACCTCCAACTAAAGCCTTAATTCTATCCATATATCTAGGTCCTAAAAACAAATATGTAAAGACTTTATAATCAACCCAACTCATTTATCCCACACCCTTTTTAGGCTTAAATTTTGCTTGAAAACCAAATCTCATCTGAAAAGCATATTCTGCTCTGTGTTTAGGACATCTTTCTAACCATTCATCATCAACAATAGCTCCTCTTTCTTCCATAATTTTTTTAACGTGATTTAAACTTCTTCTTGAACCTATCGGAGTTCCACAGACTCTACATCTAACTAGCTCATCTTTAAATATTATTTTCTCTTCATTAATAGCTTCCTTACTCTTGGAAACTTTAATCACCTTTTCTCCTTTTCCACAAGACTCTGGACAGACATTCATACAAATATTACATCCAATACAACTTGTAGGGTTAAACGTAATCCTTTCCTCCTCATTATCTCTTACAAGCTTAATTGCTGATGTAGGACACCATTTTACACAACTTTCACATAAGGTACAAGAATTATTATGTATACTAACGTCAAATTGAATATAAGGTAAGTTTTCTTTTTCCATAATTTTCTTTCTTGCTTCTGCTCTATTAAAATAATTTTCTGAAGAAATTTTCAGTTCTTTAACTTCTTTTTCTTCAATTTTCAAATTGGGTGAGATAAAATTTATTCCACCAATTTTATTATTATAATCTGTGATTAATTGAATAAAATTATTTAAATTACTTTGTAATTCACAACCTGGGCATTCAAACTGAACTTTTCCATTACTTCTTAGTAGAAGTATATCAACTTCAGAAAGCATAGCTAGGCAAGGTAACTTTACACCATTACTTTTCTCATTTCTATAACAAGTTATTTTTTTATCACCTTTAATCTTTGCCAATTCAAATATTGATTGTTGAGATATTGATGGAAATTGCAAAGCACTTACGGGACAAGAAGCAACACATAGTCCACAAGCTTTGCATTTATCATAATTTATGATTACTCCAGATTTCTTATCTACAGTTATTGCATTATAAGGACATGACTGCTCACATACATTACATGCTCTATAAAGCCATTTACAATAATCATTTATATAAATCGGTTTATCAACTTTCTTTTTTATTATTTTCACTTTTCCTAAAATTAAATCCCTTCTTGATACGCTTTCGCTTTTTTCTTCTTCTATTGCTAAATCGGCTGTCCAAGAGTTAGTTAAAATTACTTTATTATACTCAATTTCTTTTTCTCCCCAACTAGGATCTACAATCCTAACTAATAATGGATTTATTCCGGCCTCCTCTATAGCCTTCTTATAAGTCTCAATGTGATTTTCATCTACTTTACCAACTAAAATAACTGCTTTGGAGCCTTTAATTTTTTCTGCAATTTCGTGAGAAGACTCATTTTCAGAGATAAAAAAAATGTTAACTTGAAGCCTAACTAATGGATTAGGTTTAGTTAGATCAATTTCTTCAGTCATTTTTCTCACTTAAATATCCATACATGTTTCGGTTCTTCCTCTTCTTCTAATGGTAGCAATAGAACACCTAAAGTGTAAACTCCAAGTAATAACAGTACAGATCCTACAAACCACACTTCATCATAGAAGGGAATATGGAATGGTAATAAATTCCATAGGGGTCCGTGGTTAAAGATACTACGAAGTTCATATACCCAATTTGAATTAGCTGGTGATATTGGCGAAATTGTATAATACCAAGTTATTGATTGTGGAAGAATGTCAGCTAATGTTACTATAGAGAACATTCCTATAAGCGAAAATACTGCTGATGCTATGAGTGCTTTAGCACTACTTTTTGCATAGGCTATTCCGTAAAGTATTATTGGAATTACTATTCCAACAATTACTATTCCTACCCAGAAC
The nucleotide sequence above comes from Sulfurisphaera javensis. Encoded proteins:
- a CDS encoding U32 family peptidase, producing the protein MRLVVATNFDDELVEKIHQYPVKYMYGSQTETLTGHGRASFILPKVDDERLKSHIELLHSYKIKFLYTMNTANLYGKEYSEKFHEDLKKEVDKLVNFGVDGFIVALPFLIYFIKREYPDIEVSVSSFARITHIRKVEEYLKMGVNTVIMDEDTNRNFSLLEQSAKLAKKYNADIEVITNNTCLWGCPYKLTHDQVTSYASAKDGIKGIWYEFPVLFCATEVRNDFANIIRMRWIRPEDLHYYEEIGIDRFKIAGRNKKTDWLVNVVKAYSERKYEGNLLDILSYVQGRATTSALRKINSSSQYEILMKIYVDNNAFPPNWLSYFKYNRCEERSCEDCKYCDIIAEKTIRVEGELPRDKIRPPIELIPRFREDGKNKQ
- a CDS encoding ABC transporter permease subunit → MISKSSNLWLIISSNFKFYYRSKRFQILLPLSLAISYINVILVFLHIVTKPSSPYTFMDATLSYYLPLFIVIAGLFGGDLISKDFSREGLFTLSQPLKRETIFVARFISALIASIIAVLIFLAGVMSSTLLLYSHLVGNWPLIIAFSIFGMASLLAFTSLFSTLSKNPSISITISIFVLLIIFPLIEAILTDIQYEPWFLIIYGLTVISNVAEPTYPPHILKEVTTNGIQRIYNVTIPESIEILLSYFIISILLSIIVYRSRQLSEI
- a CDS encoding ABC transporter ATP-binding protein: MSIEVSNLVKTFGKVVALEDISFKISSPGCYGILGPNGAGKTTLFKIMSTLIKPTNGSVRINDYDVFKDREKALKNTAFLVGTPEPYDYLTVKEFIEFAAKLRGKKVDVKSLKEELDLPDLRSRCGVLSKGQKRRVYLAALLAQDPQILVLDEPTDGLDPIEIYVIKNIIKKLKKEKIVVFSSHILSEVQELCDYIIIIKRRLLWQGSKEKLMRMFSPKSLRIEFLYPIFIEEIKNLIGDISTNIEQVEDSNRTFIVHYSGNDNDRQKILERLIKLGIRSFTDNTSTLEESYIRLLERFDKVINYD
- a CDS encoding M56 family metallopeptidase → MKYWWRYYFLSFAVLLLLSFVVSSFFPSNFYLEIGEISLVFFIWYLLSPYIMIISFKLKRSYDLRLDSIVSYTSNLFRMRKPKVFITYTDYTNAFAFGNIFFKGIGYTSSILTSLQDNELIAVTAHELSHIRNHDMEIQVIGLILYDIIYLFAFNINFILGMVLFFLVFPIFILFHRWLEKRADITAVKNNRWLTVYLENALIKIGYLGRTIPSYLLRDIPDFQLYFIKQQLINTIEDKSFFRTHPSLSDRLRYLSKYES
- a CDS encoding molecular chaperone yields the protein MSWVDYKVFTYLFLGPRYMDRIKALVGGLEDRDYYPYLQKIFEVIEKENYDKIATEFTSCFINDFKHVKCPPYESWYVEKTVFGLSAQRVLEEYLKYGINPKKQMPDHISTEMEFVSFLLYIHDEKNANTFILKHILNWVPRLADDIIRYSKGEYTRLIGETIKIFTESEKKRILATAEMKES
- a CDS encoding MBL fold metallo-hydrolase, which translates into the protein MVKINNKIRIIELLEPDFFGTILNHNVVLIENGPSGGLMLVDTSLPENFENLEKYLKSWGYSISDISDIVITHAHPDHFGNAEKIRREAKAKIYAHELEEFNLGGKIPVEEVKKEFNIPEEEIRKTINRIENMKIELPTIDVKLKGGEELAGFKVIHVPGHTKGHIALFGDGILIAGDAIRNINGVKPPLKFFCWDYEKALEAFNNLMALPYKILIPYHGELYFR
- a CDS encoding 4Fe-4S binding protein; the protein is MTEEIDLTKPNPLVRLQVNIFFISENESSHEIAEKIKGSKAVILVGKVDENHIETYKKAIEEAGINPLLVRIVDPSWGEKEIEYNKVILTNSWTADLAIEEEKSESVSRRDLILGKVKIIKKKVDKPIYINDYCKWLYRACNVCEQSCPYNAITVDKKSGVIINYDKCKACGLCVASCPVSALQFPSISQQSIFELAKIKGDKKITCYRNEKSNGVKLPCLAMLSEVDILLLRSNGKVQFECPGCELQSNLNNFIQLITDYNNKIGGINFISPNLKIEEKEVKELKISSENYFNRAEARKKIMEKENLPYIQFDVSIHNNSCTLCESCVKWCPTSAIKLVRDNEEERITFNPTSCIGCNICMNVCPESCGKGEKVIKVSKSKEAINEEKIIFKDELVRCRVCGTPIGSRRSLNHVKKIMEERGAIVDDEWLERCPKHRAEYAFQMRFGFQAKFKPKKGVG